One window of Biomphalaria glabrata chromosome 6, xgBioGlab47.1, whole genome shotgun sequence genomic DNA carries:
- the LOC129926958 gene encoding uncharacterized protein LOC129926958, which yields MYAILELHATTRDTPGYRPDCRKHLVLRDTPGYRPDCREHLVLRDTPGYRPDCREHLVLRDTPGYRPDCREHLLLRDTPGYRPDCREHLVLRDTPGYRPDCREHLLLRDTPGYRPDCREHLLLRDTPGYRPDCREHLVLRDTPGYRPDCREHLLLRDTPGYRPDCRKHLVLRDTPGYRPDCRKHLLLRDTPGYRPDCRKHLVLRDTPGYRPDCRKHLLLRDTPGYRPDCRKHLLLRDTPGYRPDCRKHLLLRDTPGYRPDCREHLLLRDTPGYRPDCREHLVLRDTPGYRPDCRKHLLLRDTPGYRPDCRKHLVLRDTPGYRPDCREHLMLRDTLIIHCYLCRALKYLFFI from the coding sequence atgtatgCAATACTTGAGTTACATGCTACCACAAGAGATACACCAGGGTATAGGCCAGACTGTAGAAAACATTTGGTGTTAAGAGATACACCAGGGTATAGGCCAGACTGTAGAGAACATTTGGTGTTAAGAGATACACCAGGGTATAGGCCAGACTGTAGAGAACATTTGGTGTTAAGAGATACACCAGGGTATAGGCCAGACTGTAGAGAACATTTGCTGTTAAGAGATACACCAGGGTATAGGCCAGACTGTAGAGAACATTTGGTGTTAAGAGATACACCAGGGTATAGGCCAGACTGTAGAGAACATTTGCTGTTAAGAGATACACCAGGGTATAGGCCAGACTGTAGAGAACATTTGCTGTTAAGAGATACACCAGGGTATAGGCCAGACTGTAGAGAACATTTGGTGTTAAGAGATACACCAGGGTATAGGCCAGACTGTAGAGAACATTTGCTGTTAAGAGATACACCAGGGTATAGGCCAGACTGTAGAAAACATTTGGTGTTAAGAGATACACCAGGGTATAGGCCAGACTGTAGAAAACATTTGCTGTTAAGAGATACACCAGGGTATAGGCCAGACTGTAGAAAACATTTGGTGTTAAGAGATACACCAGGGTATAGGCCAGACTGTAGAAAACATTTGCTGTTAAGAGATACACCAGGGTATAGGCCAGACTGTAGAAAACATTTGCTGTTAAGAGATACACCAGGGTATAGGCCAGACTGTAGAAAACATTTGCTGTTAAGAGATACACCAGGGTATAGGCCAGACTGTAGAGAACATTTGCTGTTAAGAGATACACCAGGATATAGGCCAGACTGTAGAGAACATTTGGTGTTAAGAGATACACCAGGATATAGGCCAGACTGTAGAAAACATTTGCTGTTAAGAGATACACCAGGATATAGGCCAGACTGTAGAAAACATTTGGTGTTAAGAGATACACCAGGGTATAGGCCAGACTGTAGAGAACATTTGATGTTAAGAGATACATTAATTATTCACTGCTACCTTTGCAGAGCTTTAAAATATCTGTTCTTTATTTGA
- the LOC106057643 gene encoding probable methyltransferase-like protein 25 isoform X2, whose amino-acid sequence MDEKTNEMTTNITQRQSGKENKLKQCQAAIQKVWTFLEQYVPFCNTHGAEFLSHDHWEKYLPPEAQKELLCMSDEDLVKLPLCFNETETATDSQWLYSYIKQAYMCHLENLNVLSTLSEAVSENSGFEKSRTEAMSIKKGHEVSIMSQAVSAVFNSTAADMVVDVGSGKGYLGAELSRTFNIPVLGLDSQETNTHGAKRRELILNKRFKKKKQQIETNNTKTEVSVASKQSCLDTCITDQNLEQRLQSVNNLDDVPVKYVPMTVFVQPDMGLRNIIQHIGPQLCSTCDNIDRLHFVLTGLHTCGSLAVTLMNLFLQDPGAVALVSVGCCYQQMEEAHYTDGDPTDSKHFPLSILGKKMKMYLGRNARNLASQSLHRIQASKQLQGKDFYWRALLDVIIRNLGLSVPEKIKGIRGLNKKSPTFKDYAMRALSILGISPELVPDDNLHLTETLHQDNEKKLAALFQVKLVLAPVIETLILLDRLMFLLEQDTVESTHLVRLFDPLTSPRCYCLLSVKTSGT is encoded by the exons ATGgatgaaaaaacaaatgaaatgaccACAAACATTACACAAAGGCAATCTGGCAAAGAAAATAAACTCAAACAATGTCAAGCTGCTATACAGAAGGTCTGGACATTCTTGGAGCAATATGTTCCTTTTTGCAACACACATGGGGCAGAGTTTCTATCACATGATCACTGGGAGAAATACCTGCCTCCTGAAGCACAAAAAGAATTACTTTGCATGAGTGATGAAGATTTAGTGAAGCTACCTCTGTGTTTTAATGAAACTGAAACTGCCACAGACTCTCAG TGGTTATATTCCTACATTAAGCAAGCTTACATGTGCCATCTTGAAAATCTGAATGTCCTGTCAACATTATCTGAGGCTGTCAGCGAGAACAGTGGTTTTGAAAAGTCAAGAACTGAAGCCATGTCCATTAAAAAAGGACACGAAGTCAGCATTATGTCTCAGGCTGTTTCTGCCGTGTTTAATTCTACTGCTGCTGATATG GTTGTGGACGTTGGCAGTGGCAAAGGTTACCTTGGGGCTGAGTTATCTAGGACATTCAACATTCCAGTGCTTGGCCTTGACTCCCAGGAGACCAACACTCATGGAGCCAAGAGAAGAGAACTGATACTCAACAAGAggtttaagaagaaaaaacaacag attgaaacaaacaatacaaagACTGAGGTCAGTGTAGCCAGTAAGCAAAGTTGTCTTGACACTTGTATTACAGATCAAAACTTAGAGCAGAGATTACAGTCTGTTAACAATCTTG ATGATGTCCCTGTGAAATATGTTCCTATGACTGTATTTGTTCAACCTGACATGGGACTTAGAAATATCATTCAACATATAGGACCTCAGTTGTGTAGCACTTGCGACAACATTGATAGATTACACTTTGTCTTAACAG GTCTTCACACATGTGGCAGTCTAGCTGTGACCTTAATGAATCTGTTCCTTCAAGACCCTGGTGCTGTTGCTCTGGTGTCGGTTGGTTGCTGCTACCAGCAAATGGAGGAAGCTCATTACA CTGATGGTGACCCCACTGACAGCAAACATTTCCCTTTAAGTATACTtggtaaaaaaatgaaaatgtatcttGGTCGCAATGCAAGAAATCTGGCATCACAGTCATTACATAGAATACAAGCATCAAAACAG CTCCAAGGTAAAGATTTCTACTGGCGAGCATTGCTGGATGTGATCATCAGAAACCTTGGGCTGTCAGTGCCAGAGAAGATCAAAGGTATCAGAGGACTGAATAAAAAATCTCCCACTTTCAAAGACTATGCAATGAGAGCTTTATCAATTCTGGGAATTTCTCCAGAGCTG GTTCCTGATGACAATCTTCATCTGACAGAAACACTGCATCAAGATAATGAGAAGAAATTGGCAGCACTGTTTCAGGTGAAACTTGTTCTGGCACCTGTCATAGAGACTTTGATTCTCTTAGACAGACTTATGTTTCTGTTGGAACAG GACACTGTGGAGTCCACTCATTTGGTCAGACTATTTGATCCACTCACTTCTCCCAGATGTTATTGTCTTCTATCAGTGAAAACTTCAGGGACGTGA
- the LOC106057643 gene encoding probable methyltransferase-like protein 25 isoform X1 yields the protein MVRKPKDKIVTTDQMDEKTNEMTTNITQRQSGKENKLKQCQAAIQKVWTFLEQYVPFCNTHGAEFLSHDHWEKYLPPEAQKELLCMSDEDLVKLPLCFNETETATDSQWLYSYIKQAYMCHLENLNVLSTLSEAVSENSGFEKSRTEAMSIKKGHEVSIMSQAVSAVFNSTAADMVVDVGSGKGYLGAELSRTFNIPVLGLDSQETNTHGAKRRELILNKRFKKKKQQIETNNTKTEVSVASKQSCLDTCITDQNLEQRLQSVNNLDDVPVKYVPMTVFVQPDMGLRNIIQHIGPQLCSTCDNIDRLHFVLTGLHTCGSLAVTLMNLFLQDPGAVALVSVGCCYQQMEEAHYTDGDPTDSKHFPLSILGKKMKMYLGRNARNLASQSLHRIQASKQLQGKDFYWRALLDVIIRNLGLSVPEKIKGIRGLNKKSPTFKDYAMRALSILGISPELVPDDNLHLTETLHQDNEKKLAALFQVKLVLAPVIETLILLDRLMFLLEQDTVESTHLVRLFDPLTSPRCYCLLSVKTSGT from the exons attGTGACAACAGATCAAATGgatgaaaaaacaaatgaaatgaccACAAACATTACACAAAGGCAATCTGGCAAAGAAAATAAACTCAAACAATGTCAAGCTGCTATACAGAAGGTCTGGACATTCTTGGAGCAATATGTTCCTTTTTGCAACACACATGGGGCAGAGTTTCTATCACATGATCACTGGGAGAAATACCTGCCTCCTGAAGCACAAAAAGAATTACTTTGCATGAGTGATGAAGATTTAGTGAAGCTACCTCTGTGTTTTAATGAAACTGAAACTGCCACAGACTCTCAG TGGTTATATTCCTACATTAAGCAAGCTTACATGTGCCATCTTGAAAATCTGAATGTCCTGTCAACATTATCTGAGGCTGTCAGCGAGAACAGTGGTTTTGAAAAGTCAAGAACTGAAGCCATGTCCATTAAAAAAGGACACGAAGTCAGCATTATGTCTCAGGCTGTTTCTGCCGTGTTTAATTCTACTGCTGCTGATATG GTTGTGGACGTTGGCAGTGGCAAAGGTTACCTTGGGGCTGAGTTATCTAGGACATTCAACATTCCAGTGCTTGGCCTTGACTCCCAGGAGACCAACACTCATGGAGCCAAGAGAAGAGAACTGATACTCAACAAGAggtttaagaagaaaaaacaacag attgaaacaaacaatacaaagACTGAGGTCAGTGTAGCCAGTAAGCAAAGTTGTCTTGACACTTGTATTACAGATCAAAACTTAGAGCAGAGATTACAGTCTGTTAACAATCTTG ATGATGTCCCTGTGAAATATGTTCCTATGACTGTATTTGTTCAACCTGACATGGGACTTAGAAATATCATTCAACATATAGGACCTCAGTTGTGTAGCACTTGCGACAACATTGATAGATTACACTTTGTCTTAACAG GTCTTCACACATGTGGCAGTCTAGCTGTGACCTTAATGAATCTGTTCCTTCAAGACCCTGGTGCTGTTGCTCTGGTGTCGGTTGGTTGCTGCTACCAGCAAATGGAGGAAGCTCATTACA CTGATGGTGACCCCACTGACAGCAAACATTTCCCTTTAAGTATACTtggtaaaaaaatgaaaatgtatcttGGTCGCAATGCAAGAAATCTGGCATCACAGTCATTACATAGAATACAAGCATCAAAACAG CTCCAAGGTAAAGATTTCTACTGGCGAGCATTGCTGGATGTGATCATCAGAAACCTTGGGCTGTCAGTGCCAGAGAAGATCAAAGGTATCAGAGGACTGAATAAAAAATCTCCCACTTTCAAAGACTATGCAATGAGAGCTTTATCAATTCTGGGAATTTCTCCAGAGCTG GTTCCTGATGACAATCTTCATCTGACAGAAACACTGCATCAAGATAATGAGAAGAAATTGGCAGCACTGTTTCAGGTGAAACTTGTTCTGGCACCTGTCATAGAGACTTTGATTCTCTTAGACAGACTTATGTTTCTGTTGGAACAG GACACTGTGGAGTCCACTCATTTGGTCAGACTATTTGATCCACTCACTTCTCCCAGATGTTATTGTCTTCTATCAGTGAAAACTTCAGGGACGTGA